AACTCCACCTGAGCTCTCTTTTATTATACCACTATTTGAACTGCCATGTTGAAAAGTATTTGCAGAATAGCCCTTAATATCGATATTTGCACCACCTACAACTACAATCTTTGGGTCGTTTAACATAAATCTCCACTCCTTACAATTAAGTTCAAGCTATAAAACCCCCGGTAAACACCGGGGGTCAGTTATATTCTATTAATATATATTACTCTACAGTAATTTCCTTACTGGCTTCCCACTGTCCATGAAGATTGCAGCTTTCAAAAGCTCTTAAAGTACAGGACTCTTCCAATTTAATCTGTAAGGTAGCTTCTGCTTTAACTTCAGGAGTGAAGTCTACTCTGGCAAGCTGGAAATATTCAGCATAAAGTTCAACATACTGAATGAAATGACCTTCTTCCATTGGATGATCAATCTCATTACCCATTTGAACAGTGACTTCAAAAAGTTCTCCTTTTTTTACTTTGTCCGGGGCGATAATGTGAGGAACATGCTTCTTTTCAAGAGCAGTCTTATCATCAT
This portion of the Halonatronomonas betaini genome encodes:
- a CDS encoding class II SORL domain-containing protein — encoded protein: MSKYEIKTLVNHDDKTALEKKHVPHIIAPDKVKKGELFEVTVQMGNEIDHPMEEGHFIQYVELYAEYFQLARVDFTPEVKAEATLQIKLEESCTLRAFESCNLHGQWEASKEITVE